The genomic DNA TCATCATCTGGTGCACCGCCTCGGCCACTTCGGTGGAGGTGACGCTCGCTTCGTGGCTGCGGCCCAACATCATCTGGTTGGTGGCGCCCACCGTGCGGCTGGCCTTGACCACTTGGCCCACCACCGAGTCCAGGCGGTCGATGAAGCTGTTGATCCAGCGCGCCATGTCGCCACTTTCATCGTTGGCCATGGTCGTGGTGTCCAGGCGTTGGCGCAGGTTGCCCTCGCCCTCGGCGATGGTACGCAGTACATCGGTCATGCCATTGAGCCTGGCAGCGAGCCGCCTTGGCCCCAGCGCACTGAAAAGCAGTGTGGCAGCCAGCATGCTCACGGCCAGCAGCGCATCGTTGATGCCTTGCGCCAAGCCCGCGTAGTGCTGCACCAGGAAGTTGCAACCGAAGAGGCCGGCCATGATGGCGATGTACGGCTTCATCAACCCGTAGCTGAGTGAGCGTCGCCGGTAGACCTCCTCCAGATCGGCTTCGCACATCATGCCCCAACGGTCTGGCGAGCCCGGCAACTGGAATGTGACGCCTTTGCCCACCACTGGCACATGGCGATAGTCCGAGTAGCCAGGGTAAGTCACGAACAGGTTGGCGCCCTGGCGGATGGTTTCCCGAACGCCTGGATGAAGCTCACGGGTGGCAGGGTCGGTAAAGCGCAGCTCAAGCTCGGTATGGCGCTGGACCTGCACGGTGCTCCATGGCGTATGCACCCCGCTCTTGAGGTTTTCCCCATGGGTGAAAGTGCCGTCCTCGAAACGCGAGCGCGACAAGGCGGTACCCGGTTTGATAGCAGGGTCGAAATGCGATTGCGCCATGAACAGGTAATTGTCACCGGACTCGGCATAGATATGCCCGGCCTCGCGCTGGATCAGGTCGCCCAATACGTCATTGGGCACCCGACCGCAGAGGCAGCCGTAGACCTTCCCTTGCGCTTTGAGCGGCTGATAGAACATCAGTGTCACTTCGTCGTGAAACCGCGACGACGAGGGGCCGATCTGCAAGGTCAGCGGATCACTGTAGGGGCCGTGCAAAAACGGCGCCTTCAACCCTTGGGCCAAGGCGCCCAGTTGCTCGATGCGTTGGCCGTTACTGCGTTGGCCCCAAGTCGACAACACAACCGTGCCACTGGTGTCGATGATGAACAGTTCCGAGAAGTCGTTCGCTTGGGCCAGCTTGTCCAGCAATGGCGCGCGGTCGACGTGAGCCAGAGCCGGGCCAAGGTTTTCAGCAAGTTCCGCCAGGTGTTCCCACTGTTCTCTCGCCCAGCTGTGCAGCAACTGCATGCGCGTCTGGGCAATGGCTTCGAAAGTCTGCTCGATGACCGGATAAGTCGATCGGTTGAGCCCGCAGGACCAGCGCATGCTGAGCTTGCTGGTTTTTCCGAACCACGGCAGCCAACGCTTCTCACCCGATGACAACTGCATGGAACCACTTGAAAGCGACATTATCTTCACCATAAGCGACATCACAATGGCAAAGTGATAGCAAATAATACGCCAACTCGTATGCAAGCTAATGATTAGGCAGGTAGCCATGCCCTCGGTACGCCATCTTCGCACCAATGACGGGCAGAAATTGCCACCCGCGCCAATATGGGTCGCCCGCCACAGGACCTGATCTCATTCACCGCCAGTACTGCGTGTCATCGACAATCTGTTCATGCCCTGCAAATAGCGCCGGCAGCTGCTCCTTGAGGTAGTCGATCCAGGTCCGCACCTTGGCATCCAGATAGTGCCGCGACGGGTACATGGCATACAGCGCACACTCACGCAGACGGTAAGGCGCCAGCAAACGCCGCAAGCGCCCCTGCTCGATCGCCTGGCTGGCCGTATAGAACGGCAACAGCCCGATGCCCATGCCCAGTTCACTGGCCACCAGCATCGCGTCGGCGACGTTGGTCAGGAAGCTGTCGCGGGGCGCGATCACGCAATGGTCCAGCCCCTGCGGGAACACCCAGTCGCCCTCATACATCGGGTACGCCATGCGCAAGCAGCGATGCTCATGCAGGTCTTCAGGCCGCTCGGGCACGCCATGGACCTCCAGGTAACTGGGCGCGGCGCAGGGGATGCTGAAGATGGTGCCCAGCGGCACAGCGATCAGCTGCGAGTCGGGCAAGGCTTCGTCCACGGTGATCACCACATCGTGCCCTTCGGCCAGCGGGTCGGGGTTGCGCTGGGACAGTGTCAGCTCCACCACCACGTCCGGGCATAGTGCGTTGTAGCCGGCCACCAGCGGCATCAGCAACAGGCCAAGGCCGTGCGGGCAATGCAGCCGTAGCCGGCCGCGGGGGGTCAAGTGCGCGCCGCGCGCCTCGCCCACCGCCTCTTCGGTCAACAGCAGGATCTGCCGCGAGCGCTCCAGAAACCGCTCGCCGGCCTCGCTCATGCGCAAGCGCCGGGTGGTGCGGTGCAGCAGGCGAGTCTGCAGCTGGTTCTCTAGCTCGGCGACGATCCGCGACACCTGCGCGGCAGAAATGTCCAGGGCATTGGCAGCCGCGGCGAAGCTGCCGCACTCCACTACCCGGGTGAAGGTACGCATGGCGTGCAGCATGTCCACGGGGCTCAGCTCCTTGTTCGTTCTTATTCGTACGTTCCAGGCAGGAATCTATCACGACTTAGCCCATTTATTGTGCACAGCCAAACAATACATCATTGGTAAAACATTGAAGAAAGGAGCCTGCCATGAACATCAAACGCTCGATCGCGCTGCTTGCGCTCTCTGCCACCTTCGCCTCGTTCGGCGCCGTGGCCGCCCCAGGCGCCGCGCAGCCGGCCGCCAACGACAGCACCAACTACGAATACGGCATGCCGCTGGATGTAGCAAAAGTGGTGTCGATCTCTCCGGCAAGCAACATTGCCGATTGCCAGGTGGGCACTGCGCACATGGTTTACGTCGACCACCAAGGCCAGACCCACGAGGTCAACTACCGGGAAATGGGTAACTGCTCGCAGCAGTGATTCAGGCCAGCACCTGGGTGATCCAGCCAACCTGCCTGGCAAAGTCCTGCAGTTTGTGTGGCGCGATCGCATCCCGGGCACGTTCGAAGTTGGCCAGGGTCTGCTGCTTCTGACGCAGCATGCGCTGCCACTTGGTGACAAACGCCGGGCTTTTCTCCCGCATCAGCACCGGGCCAAAATACAGCTCTTCGGCGCTATAGACGACCGCCTCGCCCGGCTCGGCAACGATGATCTCGTAGTCGAAACGGTTCTCGCGCAACACCTCTTCGCAGACAATCCGGTAGCTGTTGGCCATCAGCCAGGCCCGTAGCTCACCCTCCCCCCCATTGGGCTGCAGGATCAGGCGCTCGCTGCCGCTCAGGCGCGCCTTGCCCCGCTCCAGGATTTCGCACATGGTGTCGCCGCCCATGCCGCAGATACTCACCGCCGAGATGCGGTCTTGCGCCTGGATCGCCTCCAGGCCATCGGCCAGGCGGATGGTGATGCGTTCCTGCAGGCCGTTGCGGCGCACATTGCGCTGGGCCGAAGCATACGGCGTTTGCGCCACTTCGCCGGCCACACCTGCTTCGATCGCGCCACGCAGCGCCAGCGCCACCGGCAGGTAGCCGTGGTCCGAGCCGATATCGGCCAGGCGCGCGCCCTGCGGTACATGCGCCGCCACACGCTCCAGGCGCATCGACAATGTCTGTTCGTTCAACTCAAGCCCCTTGCTCAACAATCGGCGCGATTCTGACCGCCGGGGCGCGCTATTACAATGCGTGCGGGCCAAGCGGTGCCCGGTGGCTCGACCCCTGCGCCATGCTCGCGTAGGCTTGCGGCTTTCCTTCCGTCGCAAGGCAAAACACTTTATGGCCAACATTATCTTCACCCCGGATTCCGATGCCGAGTCCATTTCTTCCGACGTCGCTGAGTTCAACGGCGTGCTGGTGACCACCCAGATTCCAGCCGATCTGGACGGCGATATCGTGCAGCAGAGCGAAAGCACCCTGCAGGCACTGAAAGAGGCCTTGGAAAAGGCCGGCAGCGGCATGGACCGGGTCATGCACCTGACCATCTACCTCACTGACATGGCCGACCGCGCCGCCTTCAACGAGGTGTACCAGCGTTTCTTCAGCAAGCCGTGGCCGGTGCGTGCTGCCGTGGGCGTGGCGGCGCTGGCGTACCCGCAAATGCGTGTCGAAGTGACCGCGATGGCGGCCAAGGGCTGACATAGCGGTTGCCTCACTGCCAGGGGCTGCAAAGCGGCCCCAACCCAAGCGGGAAGCCGCACCGGCAAAACACCTCTGGGCAGCCAAAGCATGCCACTCGCCCATTTCCCCGCTACAATGCCGCCCTACCGTGACAGCCCGAACCTATAACGACATGTCCCTTCCAAAGAATCACCTGGAACTGCTCAGCCCTGCCCGTGACGTAGCCATCGCCCGTGAAGCGATCCTGC from Pseudomonas putida includes the following:
- a CDS encoding methyl-accepting chemotaxis protein, which translates into the protein MATCLIISLHTSWRIICYHFAIVMSLMVKIMSLSSGSMQLSSGEKRWLPWFGKTSKLSMRWSCGLNRSTYPVIEQTFEAIAQTRMQLLHSWAREQWEHLAELAENLGPALAHVDRAPLLDKLAQANDFSELFIIDTSGTVVLSTWGQRSNGQRIEQLGALAQGLKAPFLHGPYSDPLTLQIGPSSSRFHDEVTLMFYQPLKAQGKVYGCLCGRVPNDVLGDLIQREAGHIYAESGDNYLFMAQSHFDPAIKPGTALSRSRFEDGTFTHGENLKSGVHTPWSTVQVQRHTELELRFTDPATRELHPGVRETIRQGANLFVTYPGYSDYRHVPVVGKGVTFQLPGSPDRWGMMCEADLEEVYRRRSLSYGLMKPYIAIMAGLFGCNFLVQHYAGLAQGINDALLAVSMLAATLLFSALGPRRLAARLNGMTDVLRTIAEGEGNLRQRLDTTTMANDESGDMARWINSFIDRLDSVVGQVVKASRTVGATNQMMLGRSHEASVTSTEVAEAVHQMMIIMEEQLGELQQASVSAEQMKQAMDEVVSRAREQYLAVQAGTQSIRDVVARSASSVQLLDSRMAQIGNISGLISDITNQTNLLALNAAIEAARAGEHGRGFAVVADEVRSLASRTARAADDIRHMVEGLQNETQQAVSFMEEGVHNVDDSLRLAEDASSENVQLHQAVESMFQIIQQLNQRSLAYGKTIEQVNQSSSEMRQTAVVLQSSAETVKANASKLQKLVGQFEVSGDAERVAAA
- a CDS encoding LysR family transcriptional regulator — encoded protein: MDMLHAMRTFTRVVECGSFAAAANALDISAAQVSRIVAELENQLQTRLLHRTTRRLRMSEAGERFLERSRQILLLTEEAVGEARGAHLTPRGRLRLHCPHGLGLLLMPLVAGYNALCPDVVVELTLSQRNPDPLAEGHDVVITVDEALPDSQLIAVPLGTIFSIPCAAPSYLEVHGVPERPEDLHEHRCLRMAYPMYEGDWVFPQGLDHCVIAPRDSFLTNVADAMLVASELGMGIGLLPFYTASQAIEQGRLRRLLAPYRLRECALYAMYPSRHYLDAKVRTWIDYLKEQLPALFAGHEQIVDDTQYWR
- a CDS encoding DUF2790 domain-containing protein, which translates into the protein MKRSIALLALSATFASFGAVAAPGAAQPAANDSTNYEYGMPLDVAKVVSISPASNIADCQVGTAHMVYVDHQGQTHEVNYREMGNCSQQ
- a CDS encoding tRNA (adenine(22)-N(1))-methyltransferase, translating into MNEQTLSMRLERVAAHVPQGARLADIGSDHGYLPVALALRGAIEAGVAGEVAQTPYASAQRNVRRNGLQERITIRLADGLEAIQAQDRISAVSICGMGGDTMCEILERGKARLSGSERLILQPNGGEGELRAWLMANSYRIVCEEVLRENRFDYEIIVAEPGEAVVYSAEELYFGPVLMREKSPAFVTKWQRMLRQKQQTLANFERARDAIAPHKLQDFARQVGWITQVLA
- a CDS encoding RidA family protein, with translation MANIIFTPDSDAESISSDVAEFNGVLVTTQIPADLDGDIVQQSESTLQALKEALEKAGSGMDRVMHLTIYLTDMADRAAFNEVYQRFFSKPWPVRAAVGVAALAYPQMRVEVTAMAAKG